A part of Paenibacillus sp. IHBB 10380 genomic DNA contains:
- a CDS encoding WD40/YVTN/BNR-like repeat-containing protein, which produces MLITKFIKRSALLWMALALLLSGGYFISSSKVVAATVAPCGSGDHGLLGKLQKQHSNEGKDPLQFADIQFLNEDMGRAAGNGFMIGTSDAGCHWQEIYTGRWEFTQIDFPNNKDGWALASVPSKQKKYLIQTSDGGSHWSKVSTGSVSFERMDRVSEAVGFGYVRMAAYKTVDGGSHWDKIATPVNSRFTSFNDVKHGWTIVVIPSGGYKVMKTVDGGKNWSTKLNVAATSNTGGEIYSNGKQVWALLYGESGMSQVSYSLYSSTDGGGHWNRVIGQSTAGGGPAPGDGKAVVDKGPAQAGGHPSNLQLIDGDTAILGAGSPAGEVVSVGRTYDGGKTWKNITPSVSGVDARISFTDGKRGWMAVTGISKSSIYMTRDGGLSWNRKFSIQ; this is translated from the coding sequence ATGTTGATTACTAAATTTATCAAACGATCTGCTCTATTATGGATGGCATTAGCGCTACTGCTTTCAGGGGGTTATTTCATTTCCTCTTCCAAGGTTGTAGCAGCAACAGTAGCACCTTGTGGAAGTGGAGATCATGGCCTGCTGGGTAAGTTGCAGAAGCAACATTCCAATGAAGGTAAAGACCCACTTCAGTTCGCGGATATTCAATTTTTAAATGAGGACATGGGAAGAGCTGCAGGGAATGGATTTATGATCGGCACTTCGGATGCAGGTTGCCATTGGCAGGAAATTTATACAGGACGGTGGGAGTTTACACAAATCGATTTCCCTAATAACAAGGATGGATGGGCGCTCGCATCTGTTCCTTCTAAACAGAAAAAGTATTTAATACAAACTTCGGATGGGGGATCTCATTGGAGTAAGGTTTCTACAGGCAGTGTAAGCTTTGAACGTATGGATCGTGTCAGTGAGGCTGTAGGCTTTGGGTACGTACGAATGGCAGCTTACAAGACTGTCGATGGGGGGAGTCATTGGGATAAGATTGCTACTCCGGTCAATAGTCGATTTACATCTTTTAATGATGTGAAACATGGATGGACGATCGTAGTGATTCCTAGCGGCGGCTATAAGGTTATGAAGACCGTAGACGGGGGAAAGAATTGGTCTACGAAGCTAAATGTAGCTGCTACAAGTAACACCGGAGGAGAAATTTATAGTAACGGCAAGCAAGTGTGGGCCTTGTTGTACGGTGAATCAGGGATGTCACAAGTATCCTATTCGCTATACAGCAGTACGGATGGTGGAGGACATTGGAATCGCGTGATCGGTCAGTCTACAGCTGGCGGAGGTCCAGCACCGGGTGATGGGAAGGCTGTTGTAGACAAAGGCCCAGCGCAGGCTGGAGGACATCCTAGTAATCTACAGTTAATTGATGGAGATACAGCAATCTTAGGTGCCGGTTCACCAGCGGGAGAAGTCGTATCCGTAGGACGCACTTATGATGGAGGTAAGACATGGAAGAACATCACGCCATCCGTTAGTGGAGTTGATGCTCGTATTTCCTTTACAGATGGTAAGCGGGGGTGGATGGCAGTAACAGGTATTAGCAAGTCATCTATATATATGACCCGTGATGGTGGATTAAGTTGGAACCGTAAATTTTCGATACAATAA
- a CDS encoding ArsR/SmtB family transcription factor has protein sequence MSDINTIEDQIIDEEVCEVTSVDTHKTVQLQKTINEEEILGMVDMFKALSDPTRMKIAYMLDQAQELCVCDVAAVLGSSMAATSHHLRTLKNLDITMSRKEGKNVYYSLKDDHIRILIQMTLEHQREKMDDEHK, from the coding sequence ATGTCAGACATAAACACAATCGAAGATCAGATTATAGACGAAGAAGTCTGTGAGGTAACATCTGTAGATACTCACAAGACAGTCCAGCTTCAGAAAACCATCAATGAAGAAGAAATTCTAGGTATGGTGGATATGTTCAAGGCCTTATCTGATCCAACACGTATGAAAATTGCCTATATGCTAGATCAAGCGCAGGAACTGTGTGTATGTGATGTTGCAGCTGTGTTAGGAAGTAGTATGGCAGCCACCTCCCATCATTTACGTACATTGAAGAACTTAGACATTACCATGTCACGTAAAGAAGGAAAGAATGTTTATTATTCATTAAAGGATGATCATATTAGAATTCTAATTCAGATGACTTTAGAGCATCAGAGGGAGAAGATGGACGATGAGCACAAATAG
- the speE gene encoding polyamine aminopropyltransferase, whose product MELWFTEKQTPVFGITAKIKKTYVTEKTDFQDLAMVETEEFGNMLVLDGMVMTTEKDEFVYHEMVAHPALNTHPNPKHVLVVGGGDGGVIREVIKHPGVEKAVLVEIDGKVIEYSKKYLPSIAGKLEDPRVEVLVNDGYMHILNHKNEYDVIMVDSTEPVGPAAPLFERGFYQGIYEALKEDGIFVAQTDNPWFKADLIQQVNRDVKEIFPIVRVYAANIPTYPSGLWTFTMGSKVHDPLELDEATIPELDTKYYTSRLHKAAFVLPKFVEDLTK is encoded by the coding sequence ATGGAATTATGGTTCACAGAGAAACAAACGCCCGTATTCGGAATTACTGCGAAGATTAAAAAAACTTACGTGACAGAGAAAACAGATTTTCAAGATCTAGCGATGGTGGAGACAGAAGAATTCGGTAACATGCTTGTTCTAGATGGCATGGTTATGACAACAGAAAAAGATGAATTCGTATATCATGAAATGGTAGCTCACCCAGCACTGAATACACATCCTAATCCTAAGCATGTACTAGTAGTCGGCGGTGGAGATGGTGGCGTGATTCGTGAAGTTATCAAACACCCAGGAGTTGAGAAAGCTGTATTAGTCGAAATCGACGGTAAAGTCATTGAATATTCCAAGAAATATTTACCTTCTATTGCTGGTAAATTGGAAGATCCTCGTGTTGAGGTATTGGTAAATGACGGATACATGCATATTCTCAATCATAAGAATGAATATGACGTTATTATGGTGGATTCGACAGAACCTGTAGGTCCTGCTGCACCGTTGTTCGAACGCGGATTTTATCAGGGAATTTATGAAGCGTTGAAAGAGGATGGAATTTTCGTTGCTCAAACGGACAACCCTTGGTTCAAAGCAGATCTTATCCAACAAGTAAATCGTGACGTGAAAGAAATCTTCCCGATCGTTCGTGTATATGCTGCGAATATTCCAACTTACCCAAGTGGTCTCTGGACCTTTACAATGGGAAGTAAAGTTCATGATCCACTTGAATTAGACGAAGCAACTATCCCTGAGCTAGATACAAAGTATTACACGTCACGTCTGCACAAAGCCGCTTTTGTGTTGCCGAAATTCGTGGAAGATCTAACGAAATAG
- a CDS encoding DUF1934 domain-containing protein, with protein sequence MPDMMKAVIQLRSHHEGEEVVQDMLAEVFAKGSVLYVRYEEPEAGPKGGSTRTTIKITPELVKIIRHGEVESEQSYQLDTTLPGFYRSPYTTFNLSTYTHEMKMDIQGGLGRVSWSYDLYVYDDLSGRFAISLYIQEEPKS encoded by the coding sequence ATGCCAGATATGATGAAGGCTGTAATACAGCTACGGAGTCACCATGAAGGAGAAGAAGTGGTGCAGGATATGTTGGCTGAAGTGTTTGCCAAAGGCTCGGTACTGTATGTAAGGTACGAGGAACCCGAGGCAGGTCCGAAGGGTGGCTCCACAAGAACGACAATTAAGATTACTCCCGAATTAGTGAAAATCATTCGACATGGTGAAGTAGAGTCAGAGCAGTCTTATCAACTAGATACGACGTTGCCTGGCTTTTATCGCTCTCCTTATACTACCTTCAATCTTTCGACGTACACGCATGAGATGAAGATGGATATCCAAGGGGGGCTAGGGCGCGTGAGTTGGTCATATGACTTATATGTCTATGACGATTTATCTGGACGCTTTGCAATTAGTTTATATATACAGGAGGAACCCAAATCATGA
- a CDS encoding transglycosylase domain-containing protein, which translates to MSQQSTKQLKRKRKFLMMIKLLFGMTVLVLLVSAIALGYLYHSNLPVADTDRNSRILDSQGNIMATFSASGRSYEPVTLDEISPFLIEATLAVEDRKFYDHLGFDIKGMGRAILVNLKKMNRSQGASTLTQQLARNLYLSHEKTWSRKVKEAMYTTQLEMKYSKQEILQMYLNEIYYGHGAYGIEAASRMYFGKSAKDLNLAESTLLAGIPKGPTYYSPYNHLDSAIKRQRIVLSTMVETKSITKQESNQAAREKLIIKPQGEQKTIVTAPYFRDYVRNLAISELGISEEQLDHGGLNIYSTLDSHTQEAAEEAVASGMDKGSELETALISIDPRTGYIKAMVGGTNYQTNPYNHTLATTRQPGSTFKPIMYLTALTSKKMSVLSTFKSEPTLFHYDNNRKTYQPSNFGEKYLGEINMQQAIATSDNIYAVNTMMTVGPDKVIDTAQKMGINSPLQAVPSLALGTSPVSPLEMASAFGVISNGGVRMAPIAVLKVTDSTGEIIYEAETTPGEAVVDPAATYVLTHLMESVFENGGTGNRVSSLIKRPVAGKTGTTDTDAWLVGFTPELATAVWVGYDKGRNIENSDGRRAAPIFAQFTEKALENVPPKIFPIPSQVVSAYINPESGLLATADCPEKTLEVFVPGTEPTAYCTLHGSKQQPAKEEAIPVDRTWWSNLKQWWMD; encoded by the coding sequence ATGTCGCAACAATCTACAAAGCAACTTAAGCGGAAAAGAAAATTTCTGATGATGATTAAGTTATTGTTCGGTATGACTGTCCTTGTTCTTCTAGTTAGTGCGATCGCCCTTGGATATTTATATCATTCAAACCTACCCGTTGCTGATACGGATCGGAACTCTCGAATACTTGATAGCCAAGGCAACATTATGGCCACCTTCTCGGCGAGTGGGCGCAGTTATGAACCCGTCACTTTAGATGAAATATCTCCTTTTCTAATCGAAGCTACTCTTGCCGTAGAAGATCGTAAGTTCTATGACCATTTAGGATTTGATATCAAAGGAATGGGCCGGGCCATACTAGTCAACCTCAAGAAAATGAATCGTTCACAGGGAGCGAGTACACTCACACAACAGTTAGCCCGAAATCTATATCTAAGTCATGAGAAAACATGGTCACGTAAAGTAAAAGAAGCGATGTATACGACACAGCTAGAGATGAAATACAGTAAACAGGAAATTCTACAAATGTATCTTAACGAAATTTATTACGGTCATGGTGCCTACGGCATCGAAGCTGCTTCCCGTATGTATTTTGGAAAGTCTGCTAAGGACTTGAACCTTGCAGAAAGCACTCTACTAGCTGGAATCCCTAAAGGGCCCACCTATTATTCTCCCTATAATCATTTGGATAGCGCCATCAAAAGACAGCGAATTGTCCTTTCCACCATGGTGGAGACAAAGAGCATTACGAAGCAAGAGTCCAATCAAGCAGCACGCGAAAAGTTAATCATCAAGCCTCAAGGAGAGCAGAAGACTATTGTGACGGCACCTTATTTTCGCGATTATGTACGGAATTTAGCGATTAGTGAGCTAGGAATCAGTGAAGAACAACTTGATCATGGTGGATTGAACATCTATTCAACGCTAGATTCTCATACCCAAGAGGCGGCAGAAGAGGCCGTAGCTAGTGGCATGGACAAGGGCAGTGAATTGGAGACCGCTCTGATCTCTATAGATCCTCGAACAGGGTATATAAAGGCCATGGTGGGTGGGACAAATTATCAGACTAACCCTTATAACCATACACTAGCTACAACACGCCAGCCGGGGTCAACCTTCAAACCCATCATGTACCTAACGGCCCTAACTTCCAAGAAAATGTCCGTACTCAGCACGTTCAAAAGTGAGCCAACGCTGTTTCACTACGATAATAATCGCAAGACGTACCAGCCAAGTAACTTCGGTGAAAAGTATCTGGGTGAGATTAATATGCAGCAGGCTATCGCCACTTCGGACAATATATATGCTGTCAATACGATGATGACAGTAGGACCAGACAAGGTCATAGATACAGCACAAAAAATGGGCATTAATAGTCCTCTTCAAGCGGTGCCCTCACTGGCATTAGGAACTTCACCAGTCAGTCCACTTGAGATGGCGTCTGCTTTTGGCGTGATTAGTAATGGTGGTGTTCGTATGGCCCCTATAGCTGTGCTCAAGGTGACGGATTCCACAGGAGAAATAATATATGAGGCAGAGACAACGCCAGGTGAAGCTGTGGTGGATCCCGCTGCTACTTATGTTCTGACGCATCTAATGGAAAGTGTGTTTGAGAATGGCGGAACAGGTAACCGTGTATCATCCCTCATAAAGCGCCCTGTAGCAGGCAAAACAGGTACGACCGACACAGATGCTTGGCTTGTAGGATTCACACCAGAACTCGCTACAGCTGTATGGGTGGGATACGATAAAGGCCGAAATATTGAGAATAGCGATGGGCGCCGAGCTGCACCTATTTTTGCTCAATTTACGGAAAAGGCACTAGAGAACGTCCCGCCCAAAATTTTTCCCATTCCAAGTCAAGTGGTTAGTGCCTATATCAATCCGGAGTCAGGGCTACTTGCTACAGCAGACTGTCCTGAGAAAACATTGGAAGTATTTGTCCCCGGCACGGAACCAACAGCGTACTGCACACTCCATGGTAGTAAACAACAACCTGCCAAGGAGGAAGCCATTCCCGTAGATCGCACATGGTGGTCCAATCTTAAACAGTGGTGGATGGATTAA
- the argS gene encoding arginine--tRNA ligase, which yields MIQNPLEQINQLVSEVIVDAIIQAGIVTKEDIPTITLEVPKDKVHGDLASNVAMQLTKIAKKNPRQIAEEIISHLDLNKAFIEKAEIAGPGFINFTLMKKYLYPVIQQVQELGNDYGRINVGQGKRVQVEFVSANPTGSLHLGHARGAAVGDALCNLLDMAGYQVTREYYINDAGNQVVNLCKSIEVRYMQELGQTVEMPEDGYHGEDIKGFAKDLVEQKGDSLLSMEPAERTAFFRVYGLEKELDKIKRDLSRFRVHFDEWFSETSLYENGQVVASLAELKTRGEVYDQDEATWLRTSQYGDDKDRVLVKNDGTYTYLMPDIAYHRNKYSRGFDQMINILGADHHGYIPRLKAAMEALGNDPDKLTVLIAQMVSLFQDGQKVKMSKRTGKAVTMVDLMDEVGIDAIRYFFTMRSMDSHLDFDMDLAISTSNENPVFYVQYAHARICSIFRQAEEQNITLLPLTEIDLNKLTTEREYDLIRKVGELPEEIATAVHHYAPHRMVRYVYELSSMFHSYYKAERVITEDPAQTQARLALLNAVRTVISNVLRLIGVTSPEKM from the coding sequence ATGATACAGAACCCACTAGAGCAGATTAACCAATTAGTATCAGAAGTTATTGTTGATGCTATCATCCAAGCTGGCATAGTTACCAAAGAAGATATTCCTACGATCACCCTTGAAGTACCTAAGGATAAGGTACATGGAGATTTAGCTAGTAACGTAGCCATGCAATTGACAAAAATAGCGAAGAAGAATCCACGCCAGATCGCAGAAGAAATCATCAGCCATTTGGATCTTAATAAAGCTTTTATCGAGAAGGCAGAAATTGCGGGGCCAGGATTTATTAACTTTACTCTGATGAAGAAATACTTGTATCCTGTCATACAGCAGGTTCAGGAACTAGGCAACGATTATGGACGGATTAATGTTGGTCAAGGTAAGAGAGTTCAAGTGGAGTTCGTAAGCGCTAACCCTACAGGAAGCCTTCACCTTGGGCATGCTCGTGGTGCAGCAGTAGGAGATGCACTTTGTAACTTGCTTGATATGGCGGGATACCAAGTCACTCGTGAATATTATATTAATGATGCAGGTAACCAGGTTGTTAATTTGTGCAAGTCGATAGAAGTTCGTTATATGCAGGAACTGGGACAGACGGTTGAGATGCCTGAGGACGGCTATCATGGAGAAGACATTAAGGGATTCGCTAAAGATTTAGTGGAACAAAAAGGGGATTCTCTACTCTCGATGGAGCCAGCGGAGCGGACCGCATTCTTCCGTGTGTACGGCCTTGAGAAGGAATTAGATAAAATAAAGCGAGACCTTTCTCGATTCAGAGTACATTTTGACGAATGGTTTAGCGAAACGTCCCTGTATGAGAACGGGCAGGTTGTAGCATCCCTTGCTGAATTGAAGACAAGAGGTGAAGTCTACGATCAAGACGAAGCTACGTGGCTACGCACATCTCAATATGGAGATGACAAAGACCGCGTATTGGTGAAAAATGACGGAACCTATACTTATTTGATGCCGGATATCGCTTATCATCGTAACAAATATAGCCGTGGTTTCGATCAAATGATTAATATATTGGGTGCCGACCATCATGGCTACATTCCTCGCTTGAAAGCAGCTATGGAAGCGCTCGGTAATGATCCTGATAAATTAACCGTATTGATCGCACAGATGGTTAGCTTATTTCAAGATGGCCAAAAAGTAAAAATGTCTAAGCGTACAGGAAAAGCTGTTACGATGGTAGATCTGATGGATGAAGTAGGCATTGACGCGATTCGTTACTTCTTTACGATGCGGAGTATGGACTCGCATCTCGATTTCGACATGGATCTAGCGATTTCAACATCTAACGAGAATCCTGTATTCTATGTGCAATACGCACATGCGCGGATTTGCAGTATTTTCCGTCAGGCGGAAGAGCAGAACATTACACTATTGCCACTCACAGAAATTGATTTGAATAAGTTAACAACTGAACGTGAATACGACCTTATTCGCAAGGTTGGGGAGTTGCCAGAGGAAATTGCAACAGCGGTACATCACTATGCGCCACACCGGATGGTGCGTTATGTATATGAGCTTTCTTCTATGTTCCACAGCTACTATAAGGCAGAACGTGTAATTACAGAAGATCCCGCACAGACACAAGCTCGCTTGGCGTTGCTAAACGCAGTGCGCACGGTCATCAGCAATGTATTACGATTGATCGGTGTGACTTCACCGGAGAAAATGTAA
- a CDS encoding heavy metal translocating P-type ATPase: MSTNSKGRGASDTLSYVEYPVQGLSCANCTREMQEEINKLENGEDARLSYANSKLTLHPEVDMSRVEHILKSDGARLIKKTGNHAGHDHVHTDGSAHGHTHDDGHDHGHDHSHEGNRLMKWLLGIAAVLYLSTFILSGIIPQPVLIASYIIAIVFSGYSTFWRGLNNLIRFKFNMDTLMTVALTGAVVIGEWQEATLVAILFGLNEMLEGYGMGRARKSMEALLASAPKEATLIRNGETVTVPISSLRAGDIVQVRAGEKIPSDGFIHEGNSAVNEAAITGESIPVSKKKGDPVYGGSVNAEGLLTIEIEKAYQDSSLAKIMHLVQEAQDSKTPTELFIDKFAKYYTPAIMLIALFVIVVPPLFMGEPWMKWVYQGLAILIVGCPCALVLSSPIALVSGMTRSARNGILIKGGVHLEQLGKLEAIAFDKTGTLTQGTPSVIEEVIYDKERFYDVAGSLEQSSLHPLAKAVVDHIVSQRHETSHFPEAGNLTTLPGSGIQGEVNGITSWMGSEDILTHISPLDPQILDQVRRDIVRLKEQGYTLVIAADETHVLGVFGLADEIRSETNDVIKRLHQAGISHTVMLTGDHEQSARNIASQAGVTEYYAGLLPEQKVDQIKELSTRYRVAMVGDGINDAPALATAQLGIAMGKGTDSAIETADIVLMQDHLGKLPNAIHMARRVNRVIGWNIGISLTLKAIALLLTIPGLLTLWIAVLSDMGATIIVTLLGMSILLGKDK, translated from the coding sequence ATGAGCACAAATAGTAAAGGTAGAGGCGCTAGCGATACATTATCTTATGTGGAATATCCTGTACAAGGGTTGTCCTGTGCTAACTGTACGCGTGAGATGCAAGAGGAAATTAACAAGCTTGAGAACGGTGAGGATGCCCGCTTAAGCTATGCCAACAGTAAACTAACCCTTCACCCTGAAGTCGATATGTCCCGTGTTGAGCACATTTTGAAAAGTGATGGAGCACGCCTTATCAAAAAAACAGGTAACCACGCTGGTCATGATCATGTTCACACAGATGGATCAGCGCATGGTCACACTCACGATGACGGGCATGATCACGGACACGATCATAGTCATGAAGGAAATCGCCTTATGAAATGGTTACTTGGAATTGCGGCAGTACTCTATCTTTCAACTTTCATTCTGAGTGGGATCATACCACAGCCGGTACTTATTGCCTCTTATATCATAGCGATCGTATTCAGCGGGTACTCTACATTCTGGCGTGGACTTAACAACCTTATTCGTTTTAAATTCAATATGGATACACTGATGACAGTGGCTCTAACCGGTGCCGTTGTCATCGGTGAATGGCAAGAAGCTACACTTGTGGCTATCTTGTTTGGCTTAAATGAAATGCTGGAAGGTTACGGCATGGGACGTGCTCGCAAATCGATGGAGGCACTTCTCGCCTCAGCCCCCAAAGAAGCGACCCTGATACGGAATGGAGAAACGGTTACAGTGCCCATCTCAAGTTTGCGTGCTGGCGACATAGTTCAAGTCCGTGCTGGTGAAAAAATCCCATCAGATGGGTTCATTCATGAGGGAAATAGTGCCGTTAATGAAGCAGCTATTACTGGAGAGTCCATTCCCGTTAGTAAAAAGAAGGGCGACCCTGTGTATGGGGGTAGTGTGAACGCAGAGGGTTTACTAACCATTGAAATTGAGAAGGCTTATCAAGATTCTTCTTTAGCTAAAATTATGCACTTAGTACAAGAAGCCCAAGATAGCAAAACACCCACAGAGCTGTTCATTGATAAATTTGCTAAATACTATACTCCGGCTATCATGCTCATCGCCCTCTTCGTTATCGTTGTACCTCCGCTGTTCATGGGAGAGCCTTGGATGAAATGGGTATACCAAGGACTAGCTATTCTTATCGTCGGATGTCCCTGTGCGTTAGTGTTATCCTCTCCAATAGCTTTGGTAAGCGGAATGACACGCAGTGCACGTAATGGCATTCTGATCAAAGGCGGGGTCCACCTAGAGCAATTGGGTAAGTTGGAAGCCATCGCCTTCGACAAGACTGGCACACTTACACAGGGCACACCCTCTGTCATAGAAGAAGTCATCTATGACAAAGAACGTTTCTACGACGTGGCAGGTTCATTGGAGCAATCCTCCCTCCATCCGCTTGCTAAAGCAGTCGTAGATCATATCGTCAGCCAGCGTCATGAAACTAGCCATTTCCCTGAAGCAGGTAATCTTACTACTTTACCAGGTTCAGGAATTCAAGGAGAGGTCAATGGAATCACATCCTGGATGGGTAGCGAAGACATCCTGACACATATCTCACCCTTAGATCCACAAATTCTCGATCAAGTTCGTCGTGATATCGTCAGATTGAAGGAACAAGGATATACCTTAGTGATTGCTGCAGATGAGACCCATGTACTCGGAGTTTTCGGATTAGCCGACGAAATTCGTTCCGAGACCAACGATGTCATTAAGCGACTTCACCAAGCGGGTATCTCTCATACTGTTATGCTCACAGGAGATCATGAACAGTCTGCTCGGAACATTGCATCTCAAGCCGGTGTTACGGAATATTATGCGGGTCTACTTCCTGAACAAAAAGTAGATCAGATCAAAGAGCTTTCCACTCGCTATAGAGTGGCTATGGTGGGTGATGGCATTAATGATGCTCCCGCGCTTGCCACAGCCCAGTTAGGGATTGCCATGGGTAAAGGAACAGATAGCGCTATTGAGACTGCCGATATTGTGCTTATGCAGGATCACCTAGGTAAGCTTCCAAATGCCATTCATATGGCTAGACGGGTCAACCGAGTGATTGGGTGGAATATTGGTATTTCACTAACGCTAAAAGCAATCGCCCTTCTCCTCACCATTCCAGGCTTGCTTACCCTTTGGATTGCCGTATTATCCGATATGGGTGCTACCATTATTGTCACCCTGCTCGGGATGTCGATCCTACTAGGAAAAGATAAATAA
- the speB gene encoding agmatinase, translating to MKLDQAYSGNVFICSSEDYEGSKAVIYGMPMDYTVSFRPGSRFGPSHIRQASVGLEEYSPYLDKSIEDITYFDAGDLLLPFGNAGRSLEVISEYVGKLMADDKFPIGLGGEHLVTWPVIQQVYAKYPDLILIHIDAHADLRENYEGEPLSHSTPVRKAAALMGGSNIYQFGIRSGSREEFQFGHQNINFHPFEVAAPLREALPKMGSRPVYVTIDIDVLDPSAAPGTGTAEAGGITSKELLEAVHLIANSGVNVVGCDLVEVAPIYDHTEQTQIVAAKLIREMLLGFVK from the coding sequence ATGAAATTGGATCAAGCATACTCAGGTAACGTATTTATTTGTAGCTCAGAAGATTATGAAGGTTCTAAGGCTGTTATATATGGCATGCCTATGGACTATACCGTTAGCTTTCGCCCGGGCTCTCGTTTTGGCCCGTCACATATTCGTCAAGCCTCAGTAGGTCTAGAGGAGTACAGCCCTTATCTTGATAAAAGTATTGAGGATATCACTTACTTCGATGCTGGAGACTTGCTACTGCCATTCGGTAATGCTGGACGTAGTTTGGAGGTCATCAGTGAATATGTTGGCAAGTTAATGGCTGATGATAAATTTCCAATCGGTCTCGGTGGAGAACATCTCGTGACATGGCCTGTTATTCAGCAGGTATACGCGAAGTATCCTGATCTGATTTTGATTCATATCGATGCACATGCTGACCTTAGAGAAAACTACGAGGGTGAACCTCTCTCCCACTCTACGCCTGTACGTAAAGCAGCGGCGCTTATGGGTGGAAGTAACATTTACCAGTTCGGTATTCGCTCTGGTTCGCGCGAGGAATTTCAATTTGGTCATCAGAATATCAACTTCCACCCCTTTGAGGTAGCAGCTCCGCTTAGGGAAGCTTTGCCGAAGATGGGGAGTCGTCCTGTCTATGTTACAATTGACATTGACGTACTTGATCCTTCTGCAGCTCCTGGTACAGGTACGGCAGAAGCAGGTGGAATTACTTCTAAGGAATTGTTAGAGGCTGTGCATCTTATTGCAAATTCTGGAGTAAATGTTGTGGGCTGTGATTTGGTAGAAGTAGCACCTATCTATGACCACACAGAACAGACACAAATTGTAGCAGCGAAGTTGATTCGTGAAATGTTGCTAGGTTTTGTGAAATAG